Proteins encoded by one window of Halomonas chromatireducens:
- a CDS encoding TRAP transporter small permease, whose translation MISSTPPPDPAEYLDDPNRKALELDFEARKGPALFRWLTVLMEHLIATILVALIVSVSANVIGRALFNRSLPWADELARMLFIWLIFIGAAAAFARYEHIAVDYLVRKLKPRAAHVLYLIQHLIIIALMGVLIWGGYVVISRSTGRTAILGVPWNLINVSLVLCAAFIGAVAIWRAWRSLTLIRTGQET comes from the coding sequence ATGATCTCATCCACCCCGCCACCCGATCCCGCCGAGTACCTCGACGACCCCAACCGCAAGGCGCTGGAGCTCGACTTCGAGGCACGCAAGGGGCCGGCCCTGTTCCGCTGGCTGACGGTGCTCATGGAGCATCTGATCGCCACCATCCTGGTGGCGCTGATCGTCTCGGTATCGGCCAATGTCATCGGCCGCGCGCTGTTCAACCGCTCGCTGCCCTGGGCCGATGAGCTGGCCCGCATGCTGTTCATCTGGCTGATCTTCATCGGCGCCGCGGCGGCCTTCGCCCGCTACGAGCACATCGCCGTGGATTACCTGGTACGCAAGCTCAAGCCGCGTGCCGCACACGTTCTTTACCTGATTCAGCACCTGATCATCATCGCCCTGATGGGCGTGCTGATCTGGGGTGGCTATGTCGTGATCTCGCGTTCCACCGGGCGTACCGCCATCCTCGGCGTGCCCTGGAACCTGATCAATGTGTCGCTGGTGCTCTGCGCGGCCTTCATCGGCGCCGTGGCCATCTGGCGCGCCTGGCGCAGTCTCACCCTGATTCGCACCGGCCAGGAGACGTAA
- a CDS encoding DUF421 domain-containing protein yields MDPIFFDAPDALLRTAVLGVLGYASLVSLLRISGRRTLSKMNAFDLVVTVALGSVLATVMLSKDVTLAQGVLAFALLVGMQYLVTWTSVRWRWVRRLVTGEPALLFFRGDYLANALVKARVTREELRAAARAAGVADISEIEAIVLETDGSFSVLGQRARSDRSSLEGVATPGTAERRP; encoded by the coding sequence TTGGATCCGATCTTCTTCGACGCTCCTGATGCCCTGCTACGCACGGCGGTACTGGGCGTTCTGGGTTATGCCAGCCTGGTGAGCCTGCTACGCATATCCGGACGTCGTACCCTATCGAAAATGAATGCCTTTGACCTGGTCGTGACAGTGGCACTGGGCTCGGTGCTCGCCACCGTCATGCTCAGCAAGGACGTCACCCTGGCGCAGGGAGTGTTGGCTTTCGCGCTTCTCGTTGGCATGCAGTACCTCGTGACCTGGACCAGCGTACGCTGGCGCTGGGTACGGCGACTGGTGACCGGTGAGCCGGCGCTACTTTTCTTCCGCGGCGACTATCTGGCGAACGCCTTGGTGAAGGCTCGCGTGACCCGGGAGGAGTTGCGTGCAGCTGCCCGGGCAGCCGGAGTGGCTGATATCAGCGAGATCGAGGCTATCGTTCTGGAAACCGATGGCTCATTCAGCGTGCTGGGCCAGCGAGCTAGGAGCGATCGGTCTAGCCTGGAGGGAGTGGCAACGCCAGGGACTGCCGAAAGGCGCCCATAA
- the metG gene encoding methionine--tRNA ligase yields the protein MSNNASAPRKILVTSALPYANGSIHLGHLLEYIQTDIWVRFQKSRGHECHYVCADDAHGTAIMLRAEQEGITSEALIERVSREHQQDFARFGVAFDNYHSTHSDENRYFSELIYTRLRDKGHIATRDIEQMYDPVKGLFLADRFIKGTCPKCGAEDQYGDNCEVCSATYTPAELINPVSAISGATPEVRSSTHYFFKLPDFADFLKRWTRSDHVQTQIGNKLQEWFESGLNEWDISRDAPYFGFEIPDAPGKYFYVWLDAPIGYLASFKNLCDREGIDFDAYWKKDSKAEVYHFIGKDIVYFHALFWPAMLHGSDFRTPTAVNCHGFVTVNGAKMSKSRGTFIKAATYAEQLNPEYLRYYFAAKLTSRVDDLDLNLEDFAARVNADLVGKVVSINVDDAPEIAAEQGVRGVPTVMLFKSGSKVASLVGAQSKSQLAQFIDQNA from the coding sequence ATGTCGAACAACGCAAGCGCCCCGCGCAAGATCCTGGTCACCAGTGCCCTGCCCTACGCCAACGGCTCGATTCACCTTGGCCACCTGCTGGAGTACATCCAGACGGACATCTGGGTACGCTTTCAGAAAAGCCGTGGCCACGAGTGCCATTATGTGTGCGCCGACGATGCCCATGGCACCGCAATCATGCTGCGTGCCGAGCAGGAAGGCATCACCTCCGAGGCACTGATCGAAAGGGTCTCCCGCGAACACCAGCAGGACTTTGCCCGCTTCGGCGTGGCGTTCGACAATTATCACTCGACCCATTCCGACGAGAACCGCTATTTCAGTGAGCTGATCTACACTCGCCTGCGCGACAAGGGGCATATCGCCACCCGCGATATCGAGCAGATGTACGATCCGGTCAAGGGATTGTTCCTGGCCGATCGCTTCATCAAGGGCACCTGTCCCAAATGCGGCGCCGAGGACCAGTACGGCGACAACTGCGAGGTCTGCAGTGCCACCTACACCCCCGCTGAACTGATCAATCCGGTGTCGGCAATCTCCGGCGCCACTCCGGAAGTTCGCAGTTCTACCCACTACTTCTTCAAGCTGCCGGACTTCGCCGACTTCCTCAAGCGCTGGACCCGCAGCGACCATGTCCAGACCCAGATCGGTAACAAGCTGCAGGAGTGGTTCGAGTCCGGCCTCAACGAGTGGGATATCTCCCGCGATGCCCCCTATTTCGGCTTCGAGATTCCCGATGCACCGGGCAAGTACTTCTATGTCTGGCTCGATGCCCCGATCGGATATCTCGCCAGCTTCAAGAACCTGTGCGACCGCGAAGGCATCGACTTCGACGCCTACTGGAAGAAGGACAGCAAGGCCGAGGTCTACCACTTTATCGGCAAGGATATCGTCTACTTTCATGCGCTGTTCTGGCCCGCCATGCTCCACGGCTCCGACTTCCGCACGCCCACGGCAGTGAACTGCCACGGCTTCGTCACCGTCAACGGTGCCAAGATGTCGAAGTCGCGCGGCACCTTCATCAAGGCTGCCACCTATGCAGAGCAGCTCAACCCCGAGTACCTGCGCTACTACTTTGCCGCCAAGTTGACCTCGCGGGTCGACGACCTCGACCTGAACCTCGAGGACTTCGCCGCTCGCGTCAACGCGGACCTGGTGGGCAAGGTGGTCAGCATTAATGTCGATGACGCCCCGGAAATCGCCGCCGAACAGGGCGTTCGTGGCGTTCCCACCGTCATGCTGTTCAAGTCGGGCTCCAAGGTCGCCTCGCTGGTCGGTGCCCAATCCAAGTCACAGCTGGCACAGTTCATCGATCAGAACGCCTGA
- a CDS encoding acyltransferase family protein: protein MLRKALRGILAQRPVLPPSPGRIEAIDLARGFAIALMIVSHAVSGLLGIRQVPDWGMVPIHLLTKFSSSLFITVFGIALAVAFLPKCDSPDWPRRRLKLMLRGLQVLFWYKVLTVVEMMPLYAPEDILDTLLYQRFPIWVEILGFYAIALLWIPWVLPLWRRMPLWSRLASPLLVALLAGWLERHFGFWGIEPLKAILVEDADHYTWGQLSRLPLVMVGLLIGEAVLRCYWQPAARRWLVLGLAGIGAALLMGFVAVSLPGLGEALVAVAWNVGKHPPELPFMLFSVGGALVILALCLLGGGTAAAWLKPITVVGSDALMAFIFHIVVIFLIFRFLLGYWQVFSYPQVLGFGLALVLATAGWISLTRWFRKYV, encoded by the coding sequence ATGCTAAGGAAGGCATTGAGGGGGATCTTGGCGCAGCGCCCGGTACTGCCGCCATCGCCGGGGCGTATCGAGGCGATCGATCTGGCGCGCGGGTTTGCCATTGCGCTGATGATCGTCAGTCATGCCGTCAGCGGCTTGCTGGGCATTCGGCAGGTCCCCGACTGGGGAATGGTGCCGATCCACCTGCTGACGAAGTTCTCCTCCTCGCTGTTCATCACCGTCTTCGGTATCGCCCTGGCCGTGGCCTTCCTGCCGAAGTGCGATAGCCCCGACTGGCCGCGACGGCGCCTGAAGCTGATGCTTCGTGGGCTTCAGGTGCTCTTCTGGTACAAGGTGCTGACCGTCGTTGAGATGATGCCGCTCTACGCCCCGGAGGACATTCTCGATACCCTGCTTTACCAGCGCTTTCCCATCTGGGTCGAGATCCTCGGCTTCTATGCCATCGCACTGCTGTGGATCCCCTGGGTGCTGCCCCTGTGGCGCAGGATGCCACTCTGGTCGCGCCTGGCGAGCCCTCTGCTGGTGGCTCTGCTGGCGGGGTGGCTCGAGCGCCACTTCGGTTTCTGGGGCATCGAACCGCTCAAGGCGATACTGGTCGAGGATGCCGATCACTACACCTGGGGCCAGCTCTCGCGGCTACCGCTGGTGATGGTGGGGCTGCTTATCGGTGAGGCAGTGCTGCGCTGTTACTGGCAGCCAGCGGCGCGTCGCTGGCTGGTACTGGGGCTGGCGGGCATCGGGGCGGCGCTGCTGATGGGGTTCGTGGCGGTGTCGCTGCCCGGGCTCGGCGAGGCGCTGGTGGCGGTGGCCTGGAACGTCGGCAAGCACCCTCCGGAGCTGCCCTTCATGCTGTTCAGCGTGGGTGGCGCGCTGGTCATCCTCGCGCTCTGCCTGCTGGGAGGAGGCACGGCGGCAGCCTGGCTGAAACCGATCACCGTGGTCGGCTCAGATGCGCTGATGGCTTTCATTTTCCATATCGTCGTGATCTTCCTGATCTTTCGCTTCCTGCTGGGGTATTGGCAGGTGTTCAGTTACCCGCAGGTGCTGGGCTTTGGCCTGGCGCTGGTGCTCGCCACGGCGGGCTGGATCAGCCTGACTCGCTGGTTCCGCAAGTACGTCTGA
- a CDS encoding TRAP transporter substrate-binding protein codes for MTRYWRSTLPLAGAATLTLGMAHAQSPELSDPPAIDGAVLDDHGSHTIRMGIGLAETSPQYLSSRYFADILAQRTDGRITVNIFPNSQLGDDVQMMEMLQTGTLDMSYPSSSPATTYVSELAVFDLPFLLPTREAAIAVMNSDVAQEMLDAFEGTGIKALTFSENGYRQLSNSARPVASPDDVAGLDVRGLSVRTMENPVHLSIWETLGANPTPMAFGELFSAMEQGVVDGQENPWSTILTSNFHEVQDYGSETRHVYTPFIMMMSERTWDRLAPEYQELVQDAARKSAEYEIQLAAEYDDWSRDQLEERGMQITRLDDDQIAAFQEAVQPVYDEWAPRIGEDLIASIQEIANAAGNE; via the coding sequence ATGACACGCTACTGGCGCAGCACGCTCCCCCTGGCCGGCGCGGCCACGCTCACTCTCGGCATGGCGCATGCCCAATCACCGGAGCTGTCCGATCCGCCCGCCATCGACGGCGCCGTGCTCGACGATCACGGCAGCCATACCATCCGCATGGGCATCGGCCTGGCCGAGACCTCACCGCAGTACCTCTCCAGCCGCTACTTCGCCGACATCCTTGCCCAGCGCACCGACGGCCGCATCACCGTCAATATCTTCCCCAACAGCCAACTGGGCGACGACGTGCAGATGATGGAGATGCTCCAGACCGGCACCCTGGACATGTCCTATCCCTCCTCGTCGCCGGCCACCACCTACGTCTCGGAACTGGCGGTGTTCGATCTGCCGTTCCTGCTGCCTACCCGTGAAGCCGCCATCGCCGTCATGAACAGCGACGTGGCACAGGAGATGCTCGACGCCTTCGAGGGCACCGGCATCAAGGCACTGACCTTCTCCGAGAACGGCTATCGTCAGCTCTCCAACAGCGCACGCCCGGTGGCATCGCCTGACGACGTGGCCGGCCTGGACGTACGCGGCCTGAGCGTACGCACCATGGAAAACCCGGTGCATCTCTCCATCTGGGAGACGCTCGGCGCCAACCCCACGCCGATGGCCTTCGGCGAGCTGTTCTCGGCCATGGAACAGGGCGTGGTCGACGGCCAGGAGAACCCCTGGAGCACCATCCTGACCTCCAATTTCCACGAGGTGCAGGACTACGGCTCCGAGACACGCCACGTCTACACCCCCTTCATCATGATGATGTCCGAGCGTACCTGGGATCGCCTGGCGCCGGAGTATCAGGAGCTGGTGCAGGACGCAGCCCGCAAGTCGGCCGAGTATGAAATCCAGCTGGCTGCCGAATACGACGATTGGTCGCGGGATCAGCTCGAGGAGCGCGGCATGCAGATCACCCGCCTCGACGACGACCAGATCGCCGCCTTCCAGGAAGCGGTACAGCCCGTCTACGACGAGTGGGCGCCGCGTATCGGTGAAGACCTGATTGCCAGCATTCAGGAAATTGCCAACGCCGCCGGCAACGAGTGA
- a CDS encoding serine hydrolase — MSRWILPPHLPLLALFAFSLLAAPLWAASGAGWTDRLEASVATVPAWAKRLDARLALLEAGFDGELGVHIWKLDNAGQEARYGWRDREPWYLASLVKVPVAIELMARVEAGSATLDDRLVLYESHYVDGAGPTNWAAPGSELTLRELLEPMLTVSDNTASDMLIDFLGLDSVNRRAQSLVKDPDGLGPITTLVDVRRHVYRQLHPDAFGLTGLDFIELRKLESDEQRLRWLARWLGVAHDSLQLTSLDDAFQAYYATDLNAGRLDAFADLLAALGEGRALGDEATAELLAILSRTSSGERRLKAGMGRDIRFAHKTGTQHRRTCDAGIASQGEESARQRAVIVACTRGVLNVARSEQMLAAVGRALYESGVFLDAP, encoded by the coding sequence ATGTCTCGATGGATTCTTCCGCCGCACTTGCCGCTGCTTGCGCTGTTTGCCTTCTCGCTGCTGGCGGCTCCGCTGTGGGCCGCGTCCGGTGCCGGCTGGACGGATCGGCTCGAAGCCAGTGTCGCGACTGTACCGGCTTGGGCCAAGCGGCTTGACGCTCGACTGGCCCTGCTCGAAGCGGGCTTCGACGGCGAACTGGGTGTCCATATCTGGAAACTGGACAATGCAGGGCAGGAGGCTCGCTACGGCTGGCGCGACCGTGAACCCTGGTACCTGGCGTCACTGGTCAAGGTACCGGTGGCCATCGAGCTGATGGCTCGTGTCGAGGCGGGCAGCGCGACACTGGACGATCGCCTGGTGCTGTACGAAAGCCATTACGTCGACGGCGCGGGGCCTACCAACTGGGCCGCTCCCGGCAGTGAACTCACGCTGCGGGAGCTGCTCGAGCCGATGCTGACGGTCAGTGACAACACGGCCAGCGACATGCTGATCGATTTTCTTGGCCTCGACAGCGTCAATCGGCGGGCCCAGTCCTTGGTGAAAGACCCTGACGGACTGGGACCAATCACCACCCTGGTGGACGTTCGCCGCCATGTCTACCGCCAGCTCCATCCCGATGCCTTCGGTCTGACGGGGCTCGACTTCATCGAGCTGCGCAAGCTGGAAAGCGATGAGCAGCGACTGCGGTGGCTCGCCAGGTGGCTGGGCGTTGCGCATGATTCGCTGCAGCTCACTTCGTTGGATGACGCCTTCCAGGCGTACTATGCAACCGACCTCAACGCCGGTCGGCTCGATGCCTTCGCCGACCTACTTGCTGCGCTGGGAGAGGGCAGGGCGCTGGGGGACGAAGCCACGGCGGAACTCTTGGCGATACTGTCACGCACCAGTAGCGGGGAAAGACGACTCAAGGCGGGAATGGGGCGTGACATACGGTTCGCCCACAAGACCGGCACCCAGCACCGGCGCACCTGTGATGCCGGTATCGCAAGCCAAGGGGAGGAGAGTGCGCGGCAGCGGGCTGTCATCGTGGCCTGTACCCGCGGTGTTCTCAACGTGGCGCGTTCTGAACAGATGCTGGCAGCCGTGGGGAGGGCCCTGTACGAGTCGGGTGTCTTTCTCGACGCCCCCTGA
- a CDS encoding EAL domain-containing protein, producing the protein MTQRPLATYLTGLIFLSILPLVMLSAWWAFHSVQGRGQEIREEAQQLAHNTSNSIDHYLDARIRALSMLAVSPLADDPMQWQQLYAEAQGFQQSYGNHVVFSGVGDPMRMRFNTRVPYGTDLPPLPRPDGSAAAPQALATGQPAVGDSFMGPVANETLVAIVVPGMRESQVTHLILSTLEAKQLQQRLDSLVLPDAWTLTLTDSRGAHLAHRGALAGDAASPQQTAETFRVSSELSPWHITVSVPQSALDVPSQKLAVTLALLIFMATLSGVIGGHWAARRIRRQVAFLADPKLPAPPASIREIADVRKRLENHAQQLRVSEARHRELFEANPHPMCVYSLDTLAFLAVNDAMLSQYGYSRDEFMRMTIKDIRPPEDIPRLLANVEQVAESVQALDSAGIWKHITKDGRQIDVEIYSHLLRYSGQPAELVLAHDITDRLRVEVALRDSEAEFRTLIESMPQIVWVTRPDGWHLQYNQSWFDFTGLTLEESLGHGWNPAFHPDDRPRAARRWQEAITMGNPYEIEYRLRRADGAYRWMLGRALPLRDSAGQIVKWFGTCTDIHELKRTEERLTEAQRIGRIGDWEYDIATQSINWSRQVYEILGRDPTLGPPRSLEEHAKLYALSSHRVLIEKVELAIASGEPEELELLVNHSTGMEVHVKVMAVPSKDSQGRVNGLFGTIQDISEEKRAERALMTRAHQQLLVADFGRLALSTKDIETVFREAATLIAEGLGVGYTKVLLCDDSSNTCTLVAGSGWSADWIGRKTYRDSSIDSQAKHVFESQEPLVIENFRDETRFSPSPLLIQHGIVSGVNVVVKGIEGPLGVLGAYARESHRFSSDDIRFLESLANTLSSAIERRMADERLTHMALHDALTDLPNRILLTDRLNMAFSDAQRHGQHLALLFLDVDRFKNINDVYGHAFGDQILMEIAKRLRGVMRAMDTISRQGGDEFLIVVPELRNDEEAKHVAQKVLGTFVPPFQVEGSEVVLSASIGIACYPADGQEAETLLRNADAAMYVAKEQGRNCYQFYAADMHAKTMEHLMLEGDLRRAIENHQLYLEYQPQLDLTTGGIIGLEALVRWRHPTHGLVSPGKFIPIAEESGQIVPIGTWVLEEACHQHARWIDEGFELGTIAVNVSANQFQQPDFVNVVEAVLKRTGLTADRLELELTESMVMQTMEIVLDKLSRLHALGIKLAIDDFGTGYSSLSYLKQFPLHRLKIDQSFTAGLTEGRESHAITQAIIHMGHSLGLDVLAEGIETVEQEELLKTMACNAGQGYRFAKPLPAEEVRVFFLSR; encoded by the coding sequence ATGACACAACGTCCGCTGGCAACGTATCTTACTGGCCTGATCTTTTTAAGTATCCTGCCCCTTGTCATGTTGTCCGCCTGGTGGGCATTTCACAGCGTTCAAGGCCGCGGCCAGGAAATACGTGAGGAAGCTCAGCAGCTAGCTCACAACACAAGCAATTCTATCGATCACTACTTGGATGCGCGCATTCGCGCTTTGTCGATGCTAGCTGTTTCACCGCTGGCGGATGACCCCATGCAGTGGCAGCAGCTCTACGCCGAAGCTCAAGGCTTCCAGCAAAGCTACGGAAACCATGTGGTGTTTTCCGGTGTGGGAGATCCCATGCGGATGCGCTTCAATACTCGCGTGCCATACGGGACGGACCTTCCGCCACTTCCCCGCCCAGACGGAAGCGCAGCTGCGCCCCAGGCTCTAGCCACTGGACAGCCCGCTGTCGGCGACAGCTTCATGGGGCCGGTCGCCAATGAGACCCTGGTCGCCATCGTGGTGCCCGGAATGCGGGAAAGTCAGGTCACCCACTTGATACTCAGCACCCTGGAAGCCAAGCAGCTTCAGCAGCGACTCGACTCACTGGTTCTCCCCGACGCGTGGACATTGACCCTGACAGACAGCCGCGGGGCGCATTTGGCACATCGCGGTGCTCTGGCAGGTGACGCTGCAAGTCCGCAGCAAACGGCTGAGACCTTTCGCGTTTCGTCCGAGCTATCTCCATGGCACATCACGGTGTCAGTTCCTCAGTCGGCCCTCGATGTCCCAAGCCAGAAGCTCGCTGTTACCCTAGCGCTACTGATCTTCATGGCAACATTAAGCGGTGTGATCGGTGGCCATTGGGCGGCGCGTCGTATTCGTCGCCAGGTAGCCTTCTTGGCGGATCCCAAGTTGCCAGCTCCGCCTGCGTCCATTCGTGAAATCGCCGATGTCAGGAAGCGACTTGAAAACCACGCCCAACAACTTCGCGTGAGCGAAGCCCGTCACCGTGAGCTGTTCGAGGCCAATCCTCATCCGATGTGTGTCTACAGCCTGGATACGCTGGCCTTCCTGGCGGTCAATGACGCCATGTTGAGCCAATACGGCTACAGCCGTGACGAGTTCATGCGAATGACCATCAAGGATATCCGCCCGCCGGAGGACATTCCCCGTTTGCTCGCCAACGTCGAGCAGGTAGCCGAAAGTGTCCAAGCGCTGGACAGCGCGGGGATCTGGAAACACATCACCAAAGACGGCCGACAGATTGACGTCGAGATCTACTCTCACCTTCTTCGCTACAGCGGCCAGCCCGCCGAACTGGTGTTGGCCCATGACATCACCGACCGACTTCGCGTCGAGGTTGCCCTGCGAGACAGCGAGGCCGAATTTCGCACCCTGATCGAGTCGATGCCCCAGATTGTTTGGGTGACACGACCAGACGGCTGGCACCTGCAGTACAACCAGAGCTGGTTTGATTTCACCGGGCTGACGCTAGAAGAGAGCCTCGGTCACGGCTGGAATCCGGCATTTCATCCGGATGATCGGCCGCGTGCCGCCAGGCGATGGCAGGAGGCGATCACTATGGGGAACCCCTACGAGATCGAGTATCGGCTGCGTCGCGCCGACGGCGCCTATCGCTGGATGCTCGGACGTGCCCTGCCTTTGCGTGACAGCGCCGGCCAGATTGTGAAGTGGTTCGGTACCTGTACCGACATACATGAACTCAAGCGCACCGAGGAACGGCTCACTGAGGCGCAGCGTATCGGCAGGATTGGCGACTGGGAATACGATATCGCAACGCAGTCCATCAACTGGTCCAGACAGGTTTACGAGATTCTTGGTCGGGATCCGACACTGGGACCGCCACGCAGTCTTGAAGAGCATGCCAAGCTTTACGCCCTTTCTAGCCATCGCGTACTCATCGAGAAAGTCGAACTTGCCATCGCCTCAGGAGAACCCGAGGAATTGGAACTCCTCGTGAATCACTCAACTGGTATGGAGGTTCATGTAAAGGTCATGGCTGTGCCGAGCAAGGATTCACAAGGCCGTGTCAACGGCCTCTTCGGCACGATCCAGGACATCAGCGAGGAGAAGCGCGCCGAACGTGCCTTAATGACACGCGCCCACCAGCAACTGCTGGTAGCCGACTTCGGGCGTTTGGCGCTGTCCACAAAAGACATAGAGACGGTCTTCCGGGAGGCGGCCACGCTGATAGCCGAGGGCCTGGGCGTGGGTTACACCAAAGTGCTGCTCTGCGACGATTCCAGCAATACTTGCACCTTAGTGGCTGGGAGCGGATGGTCCGCGGATTGGATCGGTCGCAAGACCTATCGCGACAGTTCGATCGACTCTCAGGCTAAACACGTCTTTGAATCGCAGGAACCGTTGGTCATCGAGAACTTCCGTGACGAGACGCGCTTTTCACCCTCGCCGCTGCTGATCCAGCACGGTATCGTGAGCGGAGTCAACGTGGTGGTAAAGGGGATCGAGGGCCCTCTAGGTGTTCTCGGCGCTTACGCCCGAGAGTCGCATCGTTTTTCTTCCGACGACATCCGCTTCTTGGAGAGCCTTGCCAATACTCTGAGTTCGGCGATTGAGCGGCGGATGGCCGATGAGCGGCTTACCCACATGGCCCTTCACGATGCGCTGACTGACCTGCCGAACCGCATCCTGCTTACCGACCGCCTGAATATGGCTTTTTCGGATGCCCAGCGGCACGGCCAGCACCTGGCCTTGCTGTTCCTCGACGTGGACCGTTTCAAGAACATCAATGACGTCTACGGCCATGCCTTCGGCGACCAGATTCTCATGGAGATCGCCAAGCGGTTGCGTGGTGTCATGCGAGCCATGGATACCATCAGTCGCCAGGGTGGAGATGAGTTCCTAATAGTGGTGCCAGAACTGCGCAACGATGAGGAAGCCAAACACGTCGCACAGAAAGTGCTGGGTACGTTCGTACCCCCTTTCCAGGTTGAGGGCTCCGAGGTGGTGCTCTCCGCCAGCATCGGCATCGCCTGTTACCCGGCCGATGGCCAGGAAGCAGAGACCCTGCTGCGCAATGCCGATGCCGCCATGTATGTTGCCAAGGAGCAGGGGCGTAACTGCTACCAGTTCTACGCCGCAGATATGCATGCCAAGACTATGGAGCATCTCATGCTGGAAGGGGATCTCCGCCGGGCGATCGAGAACCACCAGCTCTACCTCGAATATCAGCCACAGCTCGACTTGACGACCGGCGGCATCATCGGACTCGAAGCCCTGGTCCGATGGCGGCACCCCACCCATGGCCTGGTGTCTCCCGGGAAGTTCATCCCCATCGCAGAGGAGAGCGGCCAGATCGTGCCTATCGGCACCTGGGTCCTGGAAGAGGCATGTCATCAGCACGCCCGCTGGATCGACGAGGGATTTGAACTCGGCACCATCGCGGTCAATGTCTCAGCGAATCAGTTCCAACAGCCTGACTTCGTCAACGTGGTGGAGGCCGTATTGAAACGCACTGGCCTGACCGCAGACCGCCTGGAACTGGAATTGACTGAAAGCATGGTCATGCAGACTATGGAGATCGTGCTAGATAAACTCAGTCGACTGCACGCCCTAGGCATCAAGCTGGCGATTGATGATTTCGGTACCGGTTACTCCAGCCTGAGTTACTTGAAACAGTTTCCGCTACATCGGCTCAAGATCGACCAGTCGTTCACCGCCGGTCTCACGGAGGGGCGAGAGAGTCATGCCATCACACAGGCCATCATTCACATGGGTCACAGTCTGGGCCTCGATGTACTGGCGGAGGGAATCGAGACCGTGGAACAAGAAGAGCTGCTGAAGACCATGGCATGCAATGCGGGGCAAGGTTACCGGTTTGCCAAACCGCTACCTGCCGAGGAAGTCAGAGTATTTTTCTTGTCCCGATAA
- a CDS encoding TRAP transporter large permease — protein MLWIFLGILFASIALGLPIAFGLGVAAVVLAVMSDIPLSILIEQSVRGVNNFPLLAIPFFILVGEVMSTGGIARRLMELAGALVGFVRGGLGQVAITGSMFFGGISGSAVADTAATGAMMIPSMKQQGYSAPQATAINTVSSVIGIIIPPSIPLILFGIVTETSISRLFIAGIVPGLLIGFGLMVTTFIMASFGGAGQTRKFRLDLLWQAFKAAWLALVLPVIVIGGIIGGVFTATEAAVAALLYSLFISLVFYREIRLRDLWGMLIRTARLTGMVLLLLAFATVIAWFLTINMVPQTLVRQVQAITQDPFWLLMIVAALLLLVGFVMDLTPAMVIMAPMLTPIVTTVGVDPAYFGVLMAFILGIGLLTPPVGTCLYVGCGVGKVSMEALVKAMLPYYAALLVVLVMLIAFPGIVTWLPDITAVRGN, from the coding sequence ATGCTGTGGATCTTTCTTGGCATCCTGTTCGCCTCCATCGCCCTGGGGCTGCCGATCGCCTTCGGCCTCGGCGTGGCCGCGGTGGTGCTGGCGGTGATGTCCGACATCCCCCTGTCGATCCTGATCGAACAGTCGGTGCGCGGGGTCAACAACTTCCCGCTGCTGGCGATACCGTTTTTCATCCTGGTGGGTGAAGTGATGAGCACCGGCGGCATCGCCCGGCGGCTGATGGAGCTGGCCGGCGCGCTGGTCGGCTTCGTGCGCGGCGGCCTGGGGCAGGTGGCGATCACCGGCTCGATGTTCTTCGGCGGCATCAGCGGCTCGGCGGTGGCGGACACCGCCGCCACCGGCGCGATGATGATCCCGTCGATGAAGCAGCAGGGCTACTCCGCTCCCCAGGCCACTGCCATCAACACGGTCTCCTCCGTCATCGGCATCATCATTCCGCCATCAATTCCGCTGATCCTGTTCGGCATCGTCACCGAGACGTCGATCAGCCGCCTGTTCATCGCCGGCATCGTGCCGGGCCTGCTGATCGGCTTCGGGCTGATGGTCACCACCTTCATCATGGCCAGCTTCGGCGGCGCCGGGCAGACCCGCAAGTTCCGCCTCGACCTGCTGTGGCAGGCCTTCAAGGCCGCCTGGCTGGCCCTGGTGCTGCCGGTGATCGTGATCGGCGGCATCATCGGCGGGGTGTTCACCGCCACCGAAGCGGCCGTGGCCGCACTGCTCTACTCGCTGTTCATCTCGCTGGTCTTCTATCGTGAAATCCGCCTGCGCGACCTGTGGGGCATGCTGATCCGCACCGCCCGGCTGACCGGCATGGTCCTGCTGCTGCTGGCCTTCGCCACGGTGATCGCCTGGTTCCTGACCATCAACATGGTGCCCCAGACCCTGGTGCGCCAGGTGCAGGCGATCACCCAGGACCCGTTCTGGCTGCTGATGATCGTGGCCGCGCTGCTGCTGCTGGTAGGCTTCGTGATGGACCTGACCCCGGCCATGGTGATCATGGCGCCGATGCTGACGCCGATCGTCACCACGGTGGGCGTCGATCCCGCCTACTTCGGGGTGCTGATGGCCTTCATTCTCGGCATCGGGCTGCTGACGCCGCCGGTAGGCACCTGCCTCTATGTGGGCTGCGGGGTGGGCAAGGTATCGATGGAAGCGCTGGTCAAGGCCATGCTGCCGTATTACGCAGCGCTGCTGGTTGTGCTGGTGATGCTGATCGCCTTCCCCGGCATCGTCACCTGGCTGCCCGATATCACCGCCGTACGCGGCAATTGA